One genomic segment of Arachis duranensis cultivar V14167 chromosome 4, aradu.V14167.gnm2.J7QH, whole genome shotgun sequence includes these proteins:
- the LOC107483656 gene encoding uncharacterized protein LOC107483656 → MERGDGGCGGGLSHASHDSHGSSVSMRRRRVNAHDVSCFCGLKTMIKKSGTAENPNRLFHACPRYRKGSHCNYFKWVDDDEFEAVGVCGTKKDAGADMEVEGEYDEWRVKVAWKFGTLEAEVRALKLLMILLFVVVVILCCFLCTSK, encoded by the exons ATGGAGAGAGGAGATGGTGGTTGTGGTGGCGGTTTGTCACATGCATCGCACGACAGTCATGGATCCAGTGTTTCGATGCGAAGGAGGAGGGTGAATGCTCATGATGTATCATGTTTCTGTGGGCTGAAGACTATGATTAAGAAATCTGGGACAGCGGAGAATCCGAATAGATTGTTCCATGCATGTCCAAGGTACCGG AAGGGCAGTCACTGCAATTATTTTAAGtgggttgatgatgatgaatttgAAGCAGTGGGTGTGTGTGGTACAAAAAAAGATGCAGGAGCTGATATGGAGGTTGAAGGTGAGTATGATGAATGGAGGGTGAAGGTGGCATGGAAGTTTGGCACTTTGGAAGCTGAAGTTAGAGCTTTGAAACTGCTAATGATTTTGTTGTTTGTAGTAGTTGTGATACTTTGTTGTTTCTTATGTACTTCTAAATGA
- the LOC107483686 gene encoding LOW QUALITY PROTEIN: 6-phosphogluconate dehydrogenase, decarboxylating 3, chloroplastic (The sequence of the model RefSeq protein was modified relative to this genomic sequence to represent the inferred CDS: inserted 2 bases in 1 codon), giving the protein MEASAALSRIGLAGLAVMGQNLALNIAEKGFPISVYNRTTSKVDETVDRARQEGSLPLTGQYNPRDFVLSLQRPRSVIILVKAGAPVDQTIAALSDHMEPGDTIIDGGNEWYENTERRIHQASEKGLLYLGMGVSGGEEGARNGPSLMPGGSLQAYNNIQDILSKVAAQVEDGPCVTYIGEGGSGNFVKMVHNGIEYGDMQLISEAYDVLKHVGGLNNSELADIFAEWNRGELESFLIEITADIFKVKDEEGGDGFLVDKILDKTGMXXXGXPTIAASLDSRYLSGLKEERENAASVLKEAGMSDDIASAARVGVDKKRLIDDVRQALYASKICSYAQGMNLLRAKSNEKGWNLNLGELARIWKGGCIIRAVFLDRIKKAYQRNPNLASLIVDPEFAREMVQRQAAWRRVVGLAISAGISTPGMCASLAYFDTYRRARLPANLVQAQRDLFGAHTYERVDRPGAFHTEWTKLARKSGSGVGALN; this is encoded by the exons ATGGAAGCATCGGCAGCGTTGTCGCGCATCGGGCTTGCGGGCCTGGCGGTGATGGGCCAAAACCTGGCTCTGAACATAGCGGAGAAAGGCTTCCCAATCTCCGTGTACAACCGCACAACCTCCAAGGTCGACGAGACCGTAGATCGGGCCCGCCAAGAGGGCTCTCTCCCTCTCACCGGTCAATACAACCCCCGCGACTTCGTCCTCTCACTCCAACGGCCCAGATCCGTCATCATCCTCGTCAAGGCCGGCGCCCCCGTTGACCAGACCATCGCCGCTCTCTCCGACCACATGGAGCCTGGCGATACCATCATCGACGGCGGCAACGAGTGGTACGAGAACACCGAGCGCCGCATCCACCAGGCCTCCGAGAAGGGACTCCTCTACCTTGGCATGGGAGTCTCGGGCGGCGAGGAGGGCGCCCGTAACGGTCCTTCCCTCATGCCCGGCGGCTCTCTCCAGGCCTACAACAACATCCAGGATATTCTCTCCAAGGTGGCCGCTCAGGTCGAGGACGGCCCCTGCGTCACCTACATCGGCGAGGGAGGTTCTGGAAACTTCGTGAAGATGGTCCACAACGGAATTGAATACGGAGACATGCAGTTAATCTCTGAAGCCTACGATGTTCTCAAGCATGTTGGTGGTTTGAACAATTCTGAGCTCGCTGATATTTTCGCGGAGTGGAACCGTGGGGAGCTTGAGAGTTTCCTCATTGAGATCACCGCTGATATCTTCAAGGTGAAGGATGAGGAAGGTGGTGATGGTTTCTTGGTGGATAAGATTCTTGATAAGACCGGCATGANNNNNNNNGG GCCAACCATTGCTGCGTCCTTGGATTCCAGGTACTTGAGCGGGTTGAAGGAGGAGAGGGAGAATGCTGCCAGTGTTTTGAAGGAGGCTGGGATGAGTGATGATATCGCATCTGCCGCGAGGGTTGGCGTCGACAAGAAGCGATTGATTGATGATGTGAGGCAGGCATTGTATGCTTCCAAGATTTGCAGCTATGCTCAGGGGATGAACTTGTTGAGGGCCAAGAGTAATGAGAAAGGTTGGAACTTGAATTTGGGAGAGTTGGCTAGGATTTGGAAGGGTGGATGTATCATAAGAGCTGTGTTCTTGGATAGGATCAAGAAGGCCTATCAGAGGAATCCCAACTTGGCGAGCTTGATTGTGGACCCAGAGTTTGCGAGGGAGATGGTGCAGAGGCAGGCTGCTTGGAGGAGGGTCGTGGGGTTGGCCATTTCGGCCGGAATCAGCACTCCTGGGATGTGTGCTAGCCTTGCTTACTTTGACACGTACCGGAGGGCACGGCTGCCAGCTAACCTTGTTCAGGCTCAGAGAGACTTGTTCGGAGCTCATACTTATGAGAGGGTTGATCGCCCCGGAGCTTTCCATACTGAGTGGACAAAACTCGCTCGCAAGAGTGGATCTGGGGTTGGTGCTCTCAATTGA
- the LOC110279925 gene encoding uncharacterized protein LOC110279925 yields the protein MSQFLIKIISQPKLYSCISNPWPWHSLRLSSTLSSSSSSSSRGNSFIVSYLVGTCGFSPERAVYISKRFSFETSDKPDAVISFIKNIGLSQTTTLRVIQSLPQLLVANPKTLQPKIDFFKSKGFSSSDICRIIEGCPSILTRSLQNEIAPSFDCFDAMFQSRHKLIKAATGYSAMLYDFARFTEPNIKLLRDEGVAESHIVRLIQYYPNQLKNSPKKFKEALQEVKEMKFDPLTFQFIVAIHVKTKIGKSTWERKEGIYRKWGWTDADIITAFRRCPWCFASSDNKIEAVMDFLVNRLGYASSSVVKYPLILSMSLKRRIIPRGSIFLVLQSKGLVRKLGLASVFRINEKTFLSAL from the coding sequence ATGTCTCAATTTCTCATTAAAATCATTTCTCAACCCAAACTCTATTCTTGTATCAGCAATCCATGGCCATGGCATTCTTTGAGACTATCCTCaaccctttcttcttcttcttcttcaagttccAGAGGCAATTCTTTCATTGTCTCATACCTCGTCGGAACTTGTGGGTTCTCACCAGAACGCGCAGTTTACATTTCCAAGCGCTTCAGCTTCGAAACAAGCGATAAACCAGATGCAGTGATTTCGTTCATCAAGAATATCGGTCTCTCCCAAACGACGACGTTGAGAGTCATCCAATCTCTGCCCCAATTACTCGTAGCAAACCCTAAAACTCTTCAGCCAAAAATCGATTTTTTCAAGTCCAAAGGGTTTTCCTCCTCTGACATATGCAGGATCATAGAAGGCTGCCCTTCAATCCTCACCCGAAGCTTGCAGAATGAAATCGCTCCCTCCTTCGATTGCTTCGACGCCATGTTTCAGTCTAGGCACAAGCTCATAAAGGCTGCTACCGGTTATTCTGCTATGCTGTATGATTTTGCAAGGTTTACAGAACCTAATATAAAGCTTCTTAGAGATGAAGGAGTTGCTGAATCACATATTGTTAGGTTAATTCAGTACTACCCCAACCAATTGAAGAATAGCCCTAAGAAGTTTAAGGAGGCATTGCAAGAAGTTAAGGAGATGAAGTTTGATCCCTTGACGTTTCAATTTATTGTGGCTATTCACGTGAAGACAAAAATAGGAAAATCCACATGGGAAAGAAAGGAAGGAATTTATAGAAAGTGGGGTTGGACCGATGCCGATATTATCACAGCTTTCAGACGCTGTCCGTGGTGCTTCGCCAGCTCCGACAACAAGATTGAAGCAGTCATGGATTTTTTGGTGAATCGATTGGGTTATGCATCTTCTTCTGTTGTTAAGTATCCGTTGATATTGTCCATGAGTTTGAAAAGGAGAATCATTCCAAGGGGTTCTATTTTTCTGGTTTTGCAGTCTAAGGGTCTGGTGAGGAAGCTGGGCTTGGCTTCAGTGTTTAGGATTAATGAAAAGACCTTCTTGA